The following nucleotide sequence is from Paraburkholderia flava.
GACGCATTCGCCGACGCGCGCTGCTGTTTTTCGTTTCGCGCGTGGCACGACGACGTGAACGCGGTCGCGGTGCCGTTTCGCGAGACACGCGACGGCCGCTGGCTCGTGCTCAGTTGCAGCGGGCCGGCTTCGTCGATGGGAGAGGAGGTGTTTCGCGACAGCGTGGCGCCCCGGTTGAAAGCGCTCGCGCGCCGGCTCGGCGACACCGGCTGACGGTATCTACATAAGACCCAGACTAAGACTCAGGCCGCGCGCGGATGATCGTGCGTCGCGAACAGCGGACCCTGCACGAAACGCACGTCGTATTGCTGCAGCAGATCGAACTGCGCTTCGTCGGTGACGCGATCGAAGATCAGCGGAATGCGCAGCCGGTTCGCGTAACCGACCAGCGGCTTCACCATCGCATCGCGCAGCGCCGCGCCCGCATCCATCTTGATGAAATCGAGCCGCGCCATGTCGGACACGGACAGGATCTGTCCGGCGTTCTGCAGGTTGCCGGCGACCTTGAACCCATAGTGCTGGTAGCTCTTCGTCAGATAGCCGAGGAACGTGCGATGCGCGACCGCGGCCGACGGCAGTTCGATCACGATACGCGACGGTGTCAGTCCGAACGACACGAGCACCGCCGAGAAGTGCTGGCCGTGGTCGTACCGCACGCTCTTCAGCAGCCGTTCGTGCACCCGCAGGAACAATAGTCCGTGACGCTGCGCGCCGAAGAAGTTGATCGAGTGCAGCGCGCGCGACATCCGGTCGAGCGCGACCAGTTGCGTGTCGTCCTCGATCCGCTCGAACGGGTCCTGCGGATCGAACGGCTCGCCGTCGATCCGCTCGGTCACCGCCTGAAAGCCGAGTTCGTCGCCGAAACGGTCCGCGTGCTCCGGCGCCGTGCCGAGCGACTGCCCATACGCATGCACGCTGATGTCGAAGATCGGCTCGTACGTGCTCCCCAGCTGGAAGCCGTTGAA
It contains:
- a CDS encoding EAL domain-containing protein; this translates as MIAPTIPDLIARAASRPFLAEHLALGTGEHSGIAMARFNGFQLGSTYEPIFDISVHAYGQSLGTAPEHADRFGDELGFQAVTERIDGEPFDPQDPFERIEDDTQLVALDRMSRALHSINFFGAQRHGLLFLRVHERLLKSVRYDHGQHFSAVLVSFGLTPSRIVIELPSAAVAHRTFLGYLTKSYQHYGFKVAGNLQNAGQILSVSDMARLDFIKMDAGAALRDAMVKPLVGYANRLRIPLIFDRVTDEAQFDLLQQYDVRFVQGPLFATHDHPRAA